A portion of the Intestinibacillus sp. Marseille-P6563 genome contains these proteins:
- a CDS encoding TnpV protein, with protein MENSLTYTMNGDYQIPDLKLTEQPEKPLGKYGRMRKAYLKEHRPLIYNQLLLTEKLYPHLIEIDETAQSRLEQMMPQLAKDAGATEQLKASDPMRWVGLMNTCKAQAEEILMAELIHS; from the coding sequence ATGGAGAACAGCCTGACTTACACGATGAACGGAGATTATCAGATTCCCGACCTGAAGCTGACCGAACAGCCGGAGAAGCCCCTGGGCAAGTACGGCAGGATGCGGAAAGCGTACCTGAAGGAACACCGGCCCCTGATTTACAATCAGCTGCTGCTGACCGAGAAGCTGTACCCGCACCTCATCGAGATCGACGAGACAGCGCAGAGCCGTCTGGAGCAGATGATGCCCCAGCTGGCGAAAGACGCGGGCGCGACGGAGCAGCTGAAAGCCAGCGACCCGATGCGCTGGGTGGGCCTGATGAACACCTGCAAAGCACAGGCCGAGGAGATTCTGATGGCGGAGCTTATTCACAGCTGA
- a CDS encoding SNF2-related protein: MELLRLYSDTPEFRQRLHREIIDETYPKLHELLHPLTDNDIDKAIQDWNGKIESKHAVVRYMEKHGREKDTAAWLAHEFDGGDGKTPFSVRPESPEGTVLPWPKVQRRIAQLIKEDRFYTEAEQDRFDNIDPIAIREALAERGIVNGELVDEEKLDNDPFIQRVMADVEAISRESVPADEPEQPSPHNLRVLVSDEEYAAARGTLRERTSYDPAVPPYNVGDIVYLDDRPHQITELRDDTVQLLPTGMSYPIYRAESRERFEQLLREDNRNDFYTEFLPANLDTVDQDLRDVLAHGLIGEADKAELSELLRNGKSNQEVALWLSRAYPNIVETMELETGETADYRTMPEGIELEVLDADEKRLAMLFFQWSEVAPLLRGMYARQLDGFEQERPEPAAETPAFQAETVAVYPGDKNNLPYDVVVQTLRTNEPEPPTPAVEPEKTLDEVLDEHPVSIQVNGEWQTFPNVKAAEEASYEEYKANLRRTAENFRITDDHLGEGGPKAKFQANVEAIKLLKYLEETTEQATPEQQKILSRYVGWGGLADAFDPDKESWSKEYAQLKELLTPEEYAAARGSTLNAHYTSPTVIKAIYEAVGRMGFETGNILEPSCGVGNFFGMLPEEMRNSRLYGVELDSISGRIAQQLYPKADITVAGFETTDRRDFYDLAVGNVPFGQYQVRDKAYDKLNFSIHNYFFAKALDQVRPGGVVAFVTSRYTMDAKDSTVRRYLAQRAELLGAIRLPNDAFKKNAGAEVVSDIIFLQKRDRPLDIVPEWTQTGQTEDGFAINRYFLDHPEMVLGRQEPESTAHGMDYTVNPIEGLELADQLHDAVKYIRGTYQEAELPELGEGEAIDTSIPADPNVKNYSYTVVDGDVYYRENSCMVRPDLNATAEARVKGLVGLRECVQQLIDLQMDAATPDSAIQDKQAELNRLYDSFSAKYGLINDRANRLAFADDSSYYLLCALEVIDEDGKLERKADMFTKRTIKPHKAVDTVDTASEALAVSISEKAFVDMAYMAELTGKTGDELAAELKGVIFRVPGQLEKDGTPHYVTADEYLSGNVRRKLRQAQRAAQQDPSFAVNVEALTAAQPKDLDASEIEVRLGATWIDKEYIQQFMYETFDTPFYLQRNIEVNYSSFTAEWQITGKSSVSQNNVAAYTTYGTSRANAYKILEDSLNLRDVRIYDTIEDADGKERRVLNAKETTLAAQKQQAIRDAFKDWIWKDPDRRQALVRQYNEEMNSTRPREYDGGHITFGGMNPAITLREHQKNAIAHVLYGGNTLLAHEVGAGKTFEMVAAAMESKRLGLCQKSLFVVPNHLTEQWASEFLRLYPSANILVTTKKDFETHNRKKFCARIATGDYDAIIMGHSQFEKIPISRERQERLLQEQIDEITEGIAEVKYSGGERFTVKQLERTKKSLEARLEKLQAESRKDDVVTFEQLGVDRLFVDEAHNYKNLFLYTKMRNVAGLSTSDAQKSSDMFAKCRYMDELTGNRGVIFATGTPVSNSMTELYTMQRYLQYDRLQELNMTHFDCWASRFGETVTALELAPEGTGYRARTRFSKFFNLPELMNLFREVADIKTADQLNLPTPEVEYHNIVAQPTEHQKEMVQVLSERASRVHSGSVDPSEDNMLKITGDGRKLGLDQRIINQLLPDEPGTKVNQCVGNIMQIWRDGEADKLTQLVFCDISTPQAAPSKKAAKQLDNPTLHALEQAVPLDEPEPAFTIYEDIRQKLIAQGMPAEQIAFIHEAKTEVQKKELFSKVRTGQVRVLLGSTSKMGAGTNVQDRLVALHDLDCPWRPGDLAQRKGRIERQGNQNPLVHVYRYVTEGTFDAYLWQTVENKQKFISQIMTSKSPVRSCDDVDETALSFAEIKALCAGDPRIKERMDLDVEVARLKLMKADHQSKQYRLEDQLLKYFPQEIETNKGFIKGFEADLETLAAHPHPEDGFAGMEIRGDVLTDKENAGAALLDACKEVKGSEPVQIGSYRGFTMSVEFSAWKQEYTLLLKGQMTHRASLGTDPRGNLTRIDNALAQMPQRLEAVKNQLDNLYQQQAAAKEEIGKPFPFEDDLRVKSARLVELDTLLNIDGKGHAQPETVVAKSARPSVLDSLKRPVPPRSPEKKPKQHEEVR; this comes from the coding sequence ATGGAGCTGCTCCGCCTCTATTCCGACACACCGGAGTTCCGCCAGCGCCTTCATCGAGAAATCATCGACGAGACCTATCCCAAGCTCCATGAGCTGCTGCACCCTCTCACGGACAATGACATCGACAAGGCTATCCAGGACTGGAACGGCAAAATCGAAAGTAAACACGCCGTTGTCCGTTACATGGAGAAACATGGGCGGGAAAAAGATACCGCTGCATGGCTGGCCCATGAGTTTGACGGCGGCGATGGCAAAACCCCGTTTTCGGTTCGCCCGGAAAGCCCCGAAGGAACGGTGCTGCCCTGGCCCAAGGTACAGCGCCGGATCGCTCAGCTTATCAAGGAGGACCGGTTCTACACCGAAGCGGAACAGGACCGGTTCGACAACATCGACCCCATCGCCATTCGGGAGGCTTTGGCCGAGCGCGGCATTGTGAATGGTGAACTGGTGGATGAGGAAAAACTGGATAATGACCCATTCATCCAGCGTGTTATGGCGGATGTGGAGGCCATATCCAGAGAGAGCGTCCCGGCAGATGAGCCGGAACAGCCTTCTCCCCATAATTTGCGTGTTCTGGTTTCAGATGAGGAATACGCTGCGGCTCGTGGCACACTCCGGGAGCGAACCTCCTACGATCCAGCGGTTCCTCCTTACAATGTGGGTGATATTGTCTATCTGGATGACCGGCCCCATCAGATCACAGAGCTGCGGGATGACACGGTGCAGCTGCTGCCCACCGGCATGAGCTATCCCATCTACCGGGCTGAGAGCCGGGAACGGTTTGAGCAGCTTTTGCGGGAGGATAACCGCAACGACTTCTATACCGAATTCCTGCCTGCAAATCTGGATACGGTGGACCAGGACCTTCGGGATGTGCTGGCCCATGGCCTGATTGGTGAGGCGGACAAGGCGGAGCTTTCCGAGCTTCTTCGCAACGGCAAGAGTAACCAGGAGGTAGCCTTGTGGCTGAGCCGGGCCTATCCCAACATCGTGGAAACGATGGAGCTGGAGACCGGCGAGACCGCCGATTACCGCACGATGCCGGAAGGTATCGAGCTGGAAGTGCTGGATGCAGATGAAAAGCGTCTGGCCATGCTGTTCTTCCAGTGGAGCGAGGTTGCGCCTTTGCTGCGCGGGATGTATGCCCGTCAGTTGGACGGTTTTGAGCAGGAACGCCCCGAACCGGCTGCCGAAACCCCGGCCTTCCAAGCCGAGACTGTGGCTGTCTATCCGGGCGATAAGAACAATCTGCCCTATGATGTGGTTGTTCAGACCCTGCGAACCAATGAGCCGGAGCCGCCCACGCCTGCTGTCGAGCCGGAAAAGACTCTGGATGAGGTACTGGACGAACACCCCGTTTCCATTCAGGTAAACGGCGAGTGGCAGACCTTCCCCAATGTCAAAGCTGCCGAGGAAGCCTCTTATGAGGAATACAAGGCCAATCTGCGTCGCACCGCCGAGAATTTCCGTATCACTGACGATCACCTGGGCGAAGGCGGCCCCAAGGCTAAGTTCCAGGCCAATGTCGAGGCAATCAAGCTGCTGAAATACCTGGAGGAAACCACCGAGCAGGCAACGCCGGAACAGCAGAAAATCCTTTCTCGGTATGTGGGCTGGGGCGGCCTTGCCGATGCCTTTGACCCCGACAAGGAAAGCTGGAGCAAGGAATATGCCCAGCTGAAGGAACTGCTGACCCCGGAGGAATACGCTGCTGCCAGAGGTTCCACCCTCAACGCGCACTACACCAGCCCTACGGTCATCAAAGCGATTTACGAGGCTGTGGGCCGCATGGGATTTGAGACCGGCAACATCCTGGAGCCGTCCTGTGGTGTAGGCAATTTCTTCGGTATGCTGCCGGAGGAAATGCGAAACAGCCGTCTTTACGGCGTGGAGCTGGATTCCATCAGCGGGCGTATTGCCCAGCAGCTCTACCCCAAGGCCGACATCACCGTGGCAGGGTTTGAGACCACCGACAGGCGGGATTTCTACGATCTGGCGGTGGGTAATGTACCGTTTGGCCAGTATCAGGTTCGGGATAAAGCCTATGACAAGCTGAATTTCAGCATTCACAACTACTTTTTCGCCAAGGCTCTGGATCAGGTTCGTCCCGGTGGCGTGGTGGCCTTTGTCACCAGCCGCTACACGATGGACGCCAAGGATTCCACCGTGCGCCGGTATCTTGCTCAGCGCGCCGAACTGCTGGGGGCCATCCGTCTGCCCAATGACGCTTTCAAAAAGAACGCAGGTGCCGAGGTCGTTTCGGACATCATCTTCCTGCAAAAGCGTGACCGTCCGTTGGACATCGTGCCGGAGTGGACGCAGACCGGGCAGACCGAGGACGGCTTTGCCATCAACCGCTATTTCCTGGACCACCCGGAAATGGTGCTGGGCCGACAGGAACCGGAAAGCACCGCCCACGGCATGGACTACACCGTGAACCCCATCGAGGGGCTGGAGCTTGCCGATCAGCTGCATGATGCCGTGAAGTACATTCGCGGCACCTACCAGGAGGCCGAGCTGCCGGAGCTGGGCGAGGGCGAAGCCATCGACACTTCTATCCCTGCTGACCCCAATGTGAAAAATTACTCCTACACCGTTGTGGACGGCGATGTGTATTACCGTGAAAACAGCTGTATGGTACGGCCTGACCTGAATGCCACCGCCGAAGCCCGTGTGAAAGGACTGGTGGGTCTGCGAGAATGTGTCCAGCAGCTCATTGATCTGCAAATGGACGCCGCCACACCGGACAGCGCCATCCAGGACAAACAGGCCGAACTGAACCGGCTCTATGACAGCTTCTCTGCAAAATATGGTCTTATCAATGACCGGGCGAACCGGCTGGCCTTTGCTGATGATTCCAGCTACTATCTGCTCTGCGCGCTGGAAGTCATTGACGAGGACGGCAAGCTGGAGCGCAAGGCGGATATGTTCACCAAGCGCACCATCAAGCCCCACAAGGCGGTGGACACTGTGGATACCGCAAGTGAAGCTCTGGCCGTATCAATTTCCGAAAAAGCCTTTGTCGATATGGCGTATATGGCGGAGTTGACCGGCAAGACCGGCGACGAACTGGCCGCCGAGCTAAAAGGCGTGATCTTCCGTGTACCTGGGCAGTTGGAGAAAGACGGCACTCCCCATTATGTAACAGCCGACGAATACCTGTCCGGCAATGTGCGGCGCAAGCTGCGTCAGGCACAGCGGGCCGCACAGCAGGACCCTTCCTTTGCAGTCAATGTGGAGGCCCTTACCGCTGCCCAGCCCAAAGACCTGGATGCGTCGGAGATTGAGGTGCGCCTGGGCGCTACCTGGATCGACAAAGAGTACATCCAGCAGTTTATGTATGAGACCTTCGACACGCCGTTTTATCTCCAGCGCAATATCGAGGTCAACTATTCTTCTTTCACCGCTGAGTGGCAGATCACCGGCAAAAGCTCTGTAAGCCAGAACAATGTGGCAGCCTATACCACCTACGGAACCAGCCGTGCCAATGCCTACAAGATTCTGGAGGACAGCCTGAACCTGCGGGATGTCCGTATCTACGACACCATAGAGGATGCAGACGGCAAAGAGCGCCGGGTGTTGAATGCCAAAGAGACCACCCTGGCCGCCCAAAAGCAGCAAGCGATCCGGGACGCTTTCAAAGACTGGATTTGGAAAGACCCGGACCGCCGCCAAGCTCTGGTCCGCCAGTACAATGAGGAAATGAACTCCACCCGTCCCCGTGAATACGACGGCGGACACATTACTTTCGGTGGTATGAACCCGGCCATCACCTTGCGGGAACACCAGAAAAACGCTATCGCTCATGTGCTGTACGGCGGCAATACGCTGCTGGCACACGAGGTAGGCGCTGGCAAAACCTTTGAAATGGTGGCTGCCGCCATGGAGAGTAAGCGCCTGGGCTTGTGTCAGAAATCCCTCTTTGTGGTGCCGAACCATCTGACCGAACAATGGGCGTCGGAGTTTCTGCGGCTCTATCCTTCCGCCAACATTCTTGTCACCACCAAAAAGGACTTTGAGACCCACAACCGCAAGAAGTTCTGCGCCCGCATTGCCACCGGCGATTATGACGCCATCATCATGGGACACAGCCAGTTTGAGAAAATCCCCATCAGCCGAGAGCGTCAGGAACGGCTCCTTCAGGAGCAGATCGACGAGATCACCGAGGGCATTGCCGAGGTGAAGTACAGCGGCGGTGAGCGTTTCACGGTCAAGCAGTTGGAACGCACCAAGAAGTCCCTGGAAGCCCGGCTGGAGAAATTGCAGGCCGAGAGCCGCAAGGACGATGTGGTAACATTCGAGCAGTTGGGTGTGGACCGCCTGTTCGTCGATGAGGCGCATAACTATAAAAACCTGTTTTTATACACCAAGATGCGGAATGTGGCAGGTCTCTCCACAAGCGATGCCCAAAAGTCCAGCGATATGTTTGCAAAGTGTCGCTATATGGATGAACTGACCGGAAACCGTGGTGTGATTTTCGCCACTGGCACCCCCGTATCGAACAGCATGACCGAACTTTACACCATGCAGCGGTATCTCCAGTATGACCGCCTGCAAGAGCTGAACATGACCCACTTCGACTGCTGGGCCAGCCGCTTCGGAGAAACCGTCACGGCGCTGGAGCTGGCACCGGAAGGCACCGGCTACCGGGCAAGAACGAGATTCAGCAAGTTTTTCAACCTCCCGGAGCTGATGAACTTGTTCCGTGAAGTTGCCGACATCAAAACCGCCGATCAGCTGAACTTGCCCACCCCGGAGGTGGAATACCACAACATCGTGGCCCAGCCTACTGAACACCAAAAAGAGATGGTGCAGGTTCTCTCCGAGCGCGCCTCCAGGGTACACAGCGGCAGCGTTGACCCCTCAGAGGACAATATGCTCAAGATTACCGGCGATGGCCGCAAGCTGGGTCTGGACCAGCGTATCATCAACCAGCTGCTGCCGGATGAACCCGGCACCAAGGTCAATCAGTGTGTGGGTAATATCATGCAGATCTGGCGGGACGGCGAGGCTGACAAGCTGACCCAGCTGGTATTCTGCGACATTTCCACGCCCCAGGCAGCCCCCTCCAAAAAGGCAGCCAAACAGCTGGATAATCCCACACTTCATGCGCTGGAACAGGCTGTGCCGTTGGATGAGCCTGAGCCTGCCTTTACCATCTATGAGGACATCCGCCAGAAGCTCATCGCCCAGGGAATGCCCGCCGAGCAGATTGCTTTTATCCACGAAGCCAAGACCGAGGTGCAGAAGAAAGAACTGTTTTCCAAGGTTCGCACTGGGCAGGTGCGCGTCCTGCTGGGCAGCACCTCCAAAATGGGCGCTGGCACCAATGTGCAGGACCGGCTTGTGGCGCTCCATGACCTGGATTGTCCGTGGCGTCCGGGAGACCTTGCCCAGCGCAAGGGCCGTATCGAGCGCCAGGGCAACCAGAATCCGCTGGTCCATGTGTACCGCTATGTTACCGAGGGAACTTTCGATGCCTACCTGTGGCAGACGGTGGAGAACAAACAGAAATTCATTTCGCAAATCATGACCAGCAAAAGCCCGGTCCGCTCCTGCGATGATGTGGACGAAACGGCGCTGTCCTTTGCCGAGATCAAGGCCCTGTGCGCCGGAGACCCCCGTATCAAGGAGCGCATGGATTTGGATGTGGAGGTTGCGCGTCTGAAGCTGATGAAAGCTGACCATCAGAGCAAGCAGTACCGCCTGGAGGATCAGTTGCTCAAATACTTCCCCCAGGAAATCGAAACTAACAAGGGGTTTATTAAAGGCTTTGAAGCGGATCTGGAGACCCTGGCCGCCCATCCTCACCCGGAGGATGGCTTTGCTGGAATGGAGATCCGGGGCGATGTGCTGACTGACAAAGAAAACGCCGGTGCAGCCTTGCTAGACGCCTGTAAGGAGGTCAAAGGCTCCGAACCGGTGCAGATCGGCAGCTATCGGGGCTTTACTATGTCCGTGGAGTTTTCCGCTTGGAAACAGGAATATACGCTCCTGTTGAAAGGCCAGATGACCCACCGGGCAAGCCTCGGCACAGACCCGCGCGGAAACCTCACCCGTATCGACAATGCACTGGCTCAAATGCCTCAGCGTTTGGAAGCCGTGAAAAACCAGCTGGACAACCTTTACCAACAGCAGGCCGCAGCCAAAGAGGAAATCGGAAAGCCGTTTCCCTTTGAGGATGATCTGCGAGTCAAGTCCGCCCGTCTGGTGGAACTGGACACGCTGCTGAACATTGACGGCAAGGGCCATGCCCAGCCGGAAACTGTGGTTGCCAAGAGCGCACGGCCTTCGGTGCTGGACAGCTTGAAGCGCCCGGTGCCACCCCGTAGCCCTGAAAAGAAACCGAAACAACATGAGGAGGTGCGATAA
- a CDS encoding DUF5720 family protein: MRDISARELKGHNILAVERFRDNTRWMIEFSVLRPCTYGSPGDEMRLFLTEDGYQAALLSQQRRAIKIKKCAHVIEGHVLYVKKKRRK; encoded by the coding sequence ATGAGGGATATTTCAGCCAGAGAGCTGAAAGGACATAACATTTTGGCTGTGGAGCGTTTTCGGGACAATACCCGCTGGATGATCGAGTTTTCCGTCCTGCGCCCCTGCACCTACGGCAGCCCCGGCGATGAAATGCGGCTGTTTCTCACCGAGGACGGCTATCAGGCCGCCTTGCTCAGCCAGCAGCGCCGGGCAATCAAAATCAAAAAGTGCGCCCATGTGATTGAGGGCCACGTCCTGTATGTAAAGAAAAAGCGGAGGAAATGA
- a CDS encoding transposon-transfer assisting family protein, translated as MNNFTFEETNLLCIYNTGSRTGLIDALTEMRGELSPEEAELRELTDSALGKLQAMNDTEFAELELYPDFDE; from the coding sequence ATGAACAACTTCACCTTTGAGGAAACGAACCTTCTTTGCATCTACAACACCGGCAGCCGCACCGGGCTGATCGACGCTCTGACGGAGATGCGCGGTGAGCTTTCGCCGGAGGAAGCCGAGCTGCGGGAACTGACGGACAGCGCCCTGGGTAAACTCCAAGCTATGAACGACACCGAGTTTGCCGAACTGGAGCTGTACCCAGATTTCGACGAGTAA